A segment of the Juglans regia cultivar Chandler chromosome 15, Walnut 2.0, whole genome shotgun sequence genome:
aaatttaaacaatagATTAAACGGGATACGATTTCTGCCCATCTCCGATAGCGGGGCCGGGAATGAGTCCGGATTTGTGGGCTCAAGCTACGATGAATATTGATATGTTGTACGTACAATTAATGTGTCTCACCATTAATTACTGATACTTGCAATAAAGTCGACGCACATGGCTGAATATCGATCGATGCCCTACTGCTCTGGGAATTTTGAGTACAAAGAGTCAAGAGAAggttgaaagaaagaagaaaaagatggatataaattaaatacgaGCCTTACAAGTAGAAAGAGATAGAGTAACGCATGAGAGTTATGCTATCTACTAGTCGATCAAAATACTCTAgttaacacaaaaataatctaatcttataaattgatatgatttaatgtgattcgtcaaattataaagttattgttattataaagtagatttaacaaaTCAGATAACGCtacgtcaatttgtaaaatttcttttatataattcattgtGAATGTAGCagtactcataaaaaaatacctcATTATCATAGACTGACTATTGCACATCAAACTCTggggttttttaaaaaataaaaaataaaaaatgattcaaGAATAATGTAATTTGTAAACATGTTTAAATTAGGATGAAAATAAGTTAGCAGTATTTcgttatagttataaaaaatccGAAGTACCGAGattgtataacttttttaaaagatcaaacatttaatattatagGATCaacttcaagtatttttttttatttttattttaaaatttagataagaaATGTAAGAGATTCTAAtctataaaatatagtatatatatattttttgatattgaatatacaTGATGTTTTTTGAGGATTGAGATTTCTATCATTTATGATCCAAACACTTTTACAATTTAGAAAAAGATACAAACTTCATGTGCATCCCAATTCAATAAAtgttaatctatatataaaattaggtTAATTCAAGATAAAATTGTAGTCAATGATCAAAAAGTATAAATACATTATTTCAATCCCAAGACGACGGATTTATACGACTCGTCCCAAGATTACCATGCCACCATTTAGATTTGCAATGACCTTTCATTCTTCCTTTTAATATAAATGCGAAGAGATAGTGCCCTTTTAAGTTCATTGTTGAGTTTTTTGTCCTATGGTTACATTCTTAGGTCACGTCTGGTTAtacagatgaaataagatgagatgtctataaataatagtgagataatttataaatactagtaaaatattttgagttaaaatttttatgaagttttggaaaatgtgagagaaaaagttgaataaaaaaattgtaaagttaaaataggattagaatataatttttatttttgaatttgaaaaaatttaattattttttatgttttatttggaagtttacagaatttataatgattatataaaaaagtttaaagtttaaaatttaaaattgaaaaaactttatatttaaataatacttgaatattgagaagatatgagattggattgtttgaaaaatttgtgaaaCCAGACCAGACCTTTGTAGTGACTTGATAGAGCACACttaataaagtacatatatgacataatttgatctaaaagatagattttaaaatttaaatcttacaaatcaaatattattatttaaatgatgtaaaTAGTATACTATCCACGCCAACTTGATAACAACATAATAACTCCTATATTTTACTCTCTCTCACGTACACAAACCCACCACCTTAATAATAAGGTATATATTTTGGATAcattctgtttttttctttttagaaaagcTTGGATACATTCTGTTGATAGAGACATCAACCTATGTTTTCAGATTtggtttattatataataaaaatatagcaACGAGAATTCAAGCACTTTGTTTTTTAATGCCGACTGAGAGAATCTTTTGATACCATCCAAGGGCATTGTGGGGGGAGCATAcaacaacatcaacaatgaCAGCAAGTTTAGGAACCCAAAAACCAAAACCAGCTTAGCCGCTTTGCTCAATAACTATCGAGTCTCAGCACCAGAGACTGGGTCTGAGTCAGCGGCGACGGAGAGAGCGACAGGTGCCGAACGAATCACAGAGCAATTCGATGGTGCAAATGGATGTTTCCCATTGTTTGTTTTAGTCATCGAGAGTGAGATAAAAGACATAGAGAAGAAGAGTCTCAGGAGAGAGTTCTAGAAAGAAGGGAAGGAAGAAAACGATGCAGAGGCGCAGATTGAGACCTTTGTTTCTACTTCGGAAGATGCTAACTTTCGCCATTTGTGCAATTGGGCTTGTGGCTCTCCTCTCTTTTCACGTCCACGTTTTCTCTTCATCCAAAGTTCCAAACTTATTCCCTGATCCCTACAAGCTTCCAACGGTAACAACTCCCTCCCCTCCAATCCACTCTGTCTTATAGCCTGCCATATCGTCTCTttgttgccaaaaaaaaaaaaaaaaaaaagattctagGGCTTTCCATTTCTGATCGTGGGTTTTCGCTTTTTTTCTAGAAACCTTCGTGATCTCCAATCGTTCGGTCCCCGTGTGCGAAAACttgtattgttattattttttcaaagttctTGTTTTTGGTAGATATTCTTTTGTCCATTGTTGAGATTGATTATGCCTATTCATTGACTTGTGAACATCACTGTATCGTCTTCCAATGTGGAAAGTTTTTACATGTGGTTTAATATTTGTTATactgtcatcatcatcatcatcattgttattatttttgaatttgtatTGGGTTTGTGGAATAGGGGTTTCACTGATCTAAGGTAATATCTTGTGAATTATTTGTAGCAACATGAATTCAAACATCAGAGATTTGGCACCGAGCGAAGCTGGACGCGAGAACTTGCTCCGCCCCATTTATCCAAAGCGCCTCAATCTTCTCTCCAGGTTTCTGTTTCTCCCATTCATCccatgatttaattttttttatttactatgtTTGGTTGATGATGGGATTCGGCTAATAAAAGAAATTgcaattgttaatttttaagttattgttAGTAATAACTctcttcttacttatcaaaacgaAATTGAAGTTATTGttattgataaataatttgGTTTAGAGTTGAACGAAGATTTTATCAAGAAGGCAAATTCAATGTAAAACTTAACACTCAAAATGTCAACTTTTTAGTCGACTAAACTAAAATGgttctattgatttttttttttttttttgccatgaAAGAGGAAAAGGTTTTAATATTCCTTTCTAATATGTGGGTTTGACGTTCTTTGAGTTGCTTCGTGCCTGTGGTTACCAGTGGTTTGAGTCTCTTAGATTTAGGTGTGCATATTGATACGAAGTAGTCATGCATCTTTCATGTTTTCACTCCCTTAGATTTGACAGTTGGCTGGTGCTAGTGAGACATTGGAGTTGTACAAGCTATGGAAGCCTCCGTCAAATCGTGATTTTGTGCCCTGCATAAAGCCTAGCGCTAATTATACAGGTAAGGAAGTGGCTGGTCTCTTAACTGTTTTGGCATTAATGAAATCCCTTTTTCACTTACTTCTTGATTCGTTTTTGTTTATTCAGCTCCTGTTGAGTCTCGAGGTTACCTTCTAGTCCATACGAATGGTGGGCTCAACCAGATGCGTGCTGGGGTTTGTACCACACTCCCACTATCCCTTTTTTAGTTTCATGCAATAAGCTTGATAGTTGTAtacagccatatatatatatatatatatatatatagatatattacatttatgattttacattatttttgaaTTGCATACATCCTAGTCTACTTACAGTTCTATCTATGATTGTTGCAAAGTGGAAGACTTAGAATACAACCAgtcccaactaatttttttataatgtcgCTCCAAGCAACCATACACTTTTACATCTTTTGCAAGCTATGGAATGATGGTGCATGGAATCCTTTTGAACTGTTTGAACAGACTCCTTCTGAGAGTATGATTGATTAAATAGTACATGAAATTAGTCCCAAAAGCTTTGTGCAATGACACCGAACTGAAAATGGAGGTCCACTTCCAACATTTTAAGCAACCTTGATTATTGGTTGCTAATTTCCATGAGTATTGGCCTCAAATTTGTTTCTTGCTAAATTAGGTTTTGGTGAATAATGTTTATGGCTACTTTTTATATCTCAGTTAGGTTTCTCATTAAATTGCAGATATGCGACATGGTAGCTGTAGCCCGCATCATAGATGCCACTCTTGTAATTCCAGAACTCGATAAGCAGTCATTTTGGCAGGACTCTAGGTAGAAATCTTGACTCTaatcccccccctccccccaaaaccaaaaaaaaaaaaaaaaaaaggaaaaaaaaatatattctgactaGTTACTAAAATGATGTGATAATTACATTTCTTTGCTCAATCTGCAGCAACTTCTCAGATGTTTTTGATGAAGATCATTTTATGAATGCTCTGGCTAGTGATGTGAAAGTTGTAAAAAAGCTGCCTAAGGAACTGGCTACTGCTACTAAAGCAGTCAAGCATTTTAGGAGTTGGTCTGGCATGGATTACTACCAGGAGGAGATAGCTAGCATGTATGAAGATTATCAGGTTTGTTTATTTAAATGCTTCATGTCCCTGGAAATTGgacttttttttcaattcaatccTCTTATTATTCACCTATCTTGTCAGGTTACTTTTGCCTTTCGATgcaatcttattatataatatttattctcaGGTTATTCGTGCTGCCAAATCTGATTCTCGCTTAGCAAATAATAATCTACCTCCAAACATTCAGAAATTGCGCTGCCGTGCTTGTTACGAAGCCCTCCGTTTCTCACCTAGAATTGAAGCAATGGGAAAAGTAATCTGACCTAAATGCTCATCTGCTATCTGGAGTGGCTTTATCTCCCTTGTGTCCCGTGCAATGACTAGTATTAACTTTTTTCATTAATGTTGTAGTTGTTGGTCGATCGGATGAGGTACTTTGGTCATTACATTGCTCTGCATTTACGCTATGAGAAGGACATGCTTGCCTTTAGTGGTTGCACGCATGATCTGTCTCCAGCTGAAGCTGATGAACTAGAGATGATCAGGTACGAAATACTTATAGTTATTGTTGTTAACCTggataataagttaattttccTGAATTCATTTGTAGAACAGTTCATCTGTGATACCAACATCTTTTATACGTATTAATTTTATTCTGAACTTTTAGGGAGAACACTGCCCACTGGAAAATAAAGGACATTGATTCTGGGCAACAGAGATCCAAAGGTTACTGCCCCTTAACTCCTAAAGAAGTTGGAATTTTTCTTTCTGCTCTTGGATACCCATCAAACACTCCTATATACATCGCTGCTGGAGAGATATATGGAGGTGATTCTCATATGGCTGATCTGCGATCCCGCTATCCCATATTAATGAGCAAGGTATGAAACTGGATTCTTTTGTTTGATTATCTCATCTTAAGGAGATCAAATGGGGTAATTAAAGAAGCCATACAGGTTTATCAAATTCTATTGTCTTTTCAAAGTACTCGTAGAGATGCTGAATAACCCTCTTTATTAGCCCGACCTCCAATTTTGAACAACATCATGGGATTTCACGAGTTATGCTTTACAGATTGGAAACGTTAACAAAAGTTTATTGTTATAGTGATAGATGATGCAAATGGAAACCTCCAGGCTCTTGTGAGCCTTCTCCCAGTGCACGCTCTTGTACCCTGTATATGACTTTTAAATTGCTGAATCCATTGGACTTGGGCTCAGGAGGTCAAGTGGTTTTAGCCTGATTCTACATTTATGTGTAATGTGTCTAGGTCTGGTTTCATCAGCAAATCTATGACTTCAAGATAATTGAAGCTGGGTGTCTGcttagaaataaaaattttggacgTATGTATTAAAGGCAAGCATATGACCTACAGAAtgcattttatgttttgtttttaactaGAGTTGGATCTTAATTTGGTTGGATAGTTAGCTCTAGCTATATCTGATGTTTGaattttaataattacataaaatgtaTAGTTAAAAACACTAGTGTTAGGTAGCATCATCTGATCAAATTAACTAGTGTCTGGGATACAAAGTGTAAAATGTATAGTAGTTAGAGGGTGCAAAGTGTATTTTTCCCTAAGAAGAGAAAAGCAAGGAAGTGATAATTGGATGAATTTCTCACGACAGAAGCAATTTGGGTGACTTAAATGCATGAAAGATGCTGCAAGGGAAAAAACCAAAAGCAAAACAAGCTCAAATTCCTAAATATAAAAAGACGCATAGAAATTAGATACTTACTACTAAGCATTATGGAGAGACCTAATCTAGCTTACTTGAATCACTAAtgaattaaactcaacttgtgagaaattgaagttgaaaatcatgctcaatttctctctctctctctctctctctctgtgttaagtgtttttaaaatgtataccATTTCAGCTTCCATTTTATATTCATGTATTGTTATTTTGGGGAGAGGGAGGTATGCTAAGGACCAGAAACACGAACAAcagaagaaatatataaaattaatttgctTCTTGTGATCGCCTGGCAGGAAAAATTGGCTTCTGTGGAGGAGCTGGAGCCTTTTATTGATCATGCCTCTCAACTTGCTGCACTTGACTACATTGTTTCTGTCGAAAGTGATGTATTTATTCCATCGTACTCTGGGAACATGGCAAGGGCAGTTGAAGGCCATCGCCGTTTTCTTGGACATAGGAAAACTATAGCTCCTGACAGGCAAGACAATTTCTTGTTGATAGTTAATCTTGGATTAAATGACTATTCTCTCGATCACGCATGCTCCCATCAATTGCCGATATTAATGTAGTTTGTGCTTCTCTGTCCATCAGGAAAGCTCTTGTTCGTCTGTTTGACAAAATTGAGCGTGGAACTCTGAAAGAAGgcaaaaatttatcaaatcGAATTATTGAAATACATCGGAGACGGTATGTGAAAGTGATGAGTTGTAGCGTTTGCAGCTAGTAGTAGCTACACGTTGGACATTTTACAAATTGTTGTTTTGGTCTCCTGCTGGGGCAAAATTTCCTGACCGTGCAGCACACACGTTTCACAATTAAAGTCTTTTgttcttctccctccctccctctcttcttcttctgatgGTGGAGAATTGATTTGGTTTTTGATTGTTACATTGGATGCACAGGCAAGGGTCTCCAAGGAAGAGAAAAGGCCCCATTTCAGGAACAAAGGGCATGGATAGGTTTCGCTCAGAAGAAGCCTTTTACGTAAACCCTTTACCGGATTGTTTATGTCAGAGGGAATCACCAAATATGAACTCCTCTTTCATAACTTGGTAGATCAGATGATACTGAGCAATTGCTCTTGAAAACGGTTCCTGTGCCGGTGGGTTGGTGGTGCATTGCATTCCAT
Coding sequences within it:
- the LOC109019581 gene encoding O-fucosyltransferase 7-like yields the protein MQRRRLRPLFLLRKMLTFAICAIGLVALLSFHVHVFSSSKVPNLFPDPYKLPTQHEFKHQRFGTERSWTRELAPPHLSKAPQSSLQLAGASETLELYKLWKPPSNRDFVPCIKPSANYTAPVESRGYLLVHTNGGLNQMRAGICDMVAVARIIDATLVIPELDKQSFWQDSSNFSDVFDEDHFMNALASDVKVVKKLPKELATATKAVKHFRSWSGMDYYQEEIASMYEDYQVIRAAKSDSRLANNNLPPNIQKLRCRACYEALRFSPRIEAMGKLLVDRMRYFGHYIALHLRYEKDMLAFSGCTHDLSPAEADELEMIRENTAHWKIKDIDSGQQRSKGYCPLTPKEVGIFLSALGYPSNTPIYIAAGEIYGGDSHMADLRSRYPILMSKEKLASVEELEPFIDHASQLAALDYIVSVESDVFIPSYSGNMARAVEGHRRFLGHRKTIAPDRKALVRLFDKIERGTLKEGKNLSNRIIEIHRRRQGSPRKRKGPISGTKGMDRFRSEEAFYVNPLPDCLCQRESPNMNSSFITW